From the genome of Nitrosopumilus sp., one region includes:
- the twy1 gene encoding 4-demethylwyosine synthase TYW1 — MSCSGETIEEEEDRLIQIRPAISKQLKKAKYGVADHSTVELCHWTKKSFKHEGSCYKHKFYGISTHRCMEFSPAGMHCENRCVYCWRPMEFYDSLKMEPEHVAEPKDILTKLMVERKKLINGYYGDSRNDKQRLDESLLPSHYAISLSGEPTMYPKLPELIKYLKSLESTKSIFLVTNGQEPDMIQRLQEEDALPTQLYLSTNAADYESFMRINKPKYDDSWERWNRTLDMLKNLNTRTVLRITLIRNYNDQKEKIPAFAEMFRKASPHFIEIKSYMHIGRSTNRLEHSNMLEMEEIKKFSEQVAEQSKIFSIMDESIVSRISILQNNERFIDRWISTYVNTN, encoded by the coding sequence ATGAGTTGCTCAGGGGAAACAATTGAAGAAGAAGAAGATCGCTTAATCCAGATCAGGCCAGCAATATCAAAGCAATTAAAAAAAGCAAAATATGGAGTGGCAGATCATTCAACAGTAGAACTTTGTCACTGGACAAAAAAATCATTCAAACATGAAGGAAGTTGCTACAAACACAAATTTTATGGAATTTCAACTCATCGATGTATGGAGTTTTCTCCAGCAGGAATGCATTGTGAAAATCGCTGTGTGTATTGTTGGAGACCAATGGAATTCTATGATTCATTAAAAATGGAACCAGAGCATGTTGCAGAACCTAAAGACATTTTAACAAAATTGATGGTTGAAAGAAAAAAATTGATTAATGGATACTATGGAGATTCAAGAAATGATAAACAGAGATTAGATGAATCATTATTGCCAAGTCACTATGCAATTTCACTTTCGGGTGAACCTACAATGTATCCTAAACTCCCAGAACTTATCAAATATCTGAAGTCTTTAGAGTCAACAAAATCAATTTTTCTTGTAACTAACGGACAAGAGCCAGATATGATTCAAAGATTACAAGAAGAAGATGCTTTACCAACACAATTGTATTTGTCAACAAATGCAGCAGATTATGAGTCGTTTATGAGAATAAACAAGCCAAAATATGATGATTCATGGGAAAGATGGAACAGAACACTTGATATGCTAAAGAATTTGAACACAAGAACAGTTCTAAGAATTACTTTGATTAGAAATTATAATGACCAGAAAGAAAAGATTCCAGCGTTTGCAGAGATGTTTAGAAAGGCAAGTCCACATTTTATTGAAATTAAATCATACATGCATATTGGACGTTCAACTAATAGATTAGAGCATTCAAATATGTTGGAAATGGAAGAAATAAAAAAATTTAGTGAGCAAGTTGCAGAACAGAGTAAAATATTTTCAATAATG